Proteins found in one Mangifera indica cultivar Alphonso chromosome 15, CATAS_Mindica_2.1, whole genome shotgun sequence genomic segment:
- the LOC123198090 gene encoding receptor-like protein kinase FERONIA encodes MENTCSTLLYSKIRSTLALLFFSFFIHLLVSAVSGDSPFAYKPVENIILACGSSDNTHVSEDGRSLVGDVNSQYFSLQAQNSLSNASRSPQQPTTSSEKFYLKARFSSSPFTYIFNITPGPKFIRLYFFPTTYPYFDVSKAFFSVQANSFTLLKNFSASLTAAAADPGSRELVWKEYCVNVEEDGLNITFTPSPDYKQAYAFINGIEIVSMPSNLYYREPQGIINRPFKFLGQVNPFSIDTSYALETIYRINVGGKHISPAEDTGMYRNWIEEGDLYLTEAKPGVKLVNNTINIRFDDHETPNYTAPVTVYQTAMSMGQDRDTNENYNLTWEFPVDAGFKYFVRLHFCEFQIEITEVSSRRFMIYIANQTAETQIDIFEWSGGNGIPLYTQYAVLMAHRGDEKKQNLSIALHPAPRWKTTYSDAILNGLEIFKVDMNNLAGPNPDWIPPASVPKTNPESARGKNKTTTIIAVVAGVASGFVVLSLLLLLIFRQSRHVKDWASSTVGTSFWIPFSVSTTKSTKSRGLSLPSDLCTHFSLVEIKAATNNFDEAFIIGVGGFGNVYKGYINDASTPVAIKRLTPGSQQGALEFNTEIELLSRLRHLHLVSLIGYCNDHGEMILVYDYMSRGTLRDHLYNTDNPPLPWKQRLEICIGAARGLHYLHTGAKHVIIHRDVKTTNILLGEKWVAKVSDFGLSRFGPTTTSKTHVSTVVKGSIGYLDPEYYRLQHLTEKSDVYSFGVVLFEVLCARAPILRAVEKNQVSLAAWARQCYRSETVYEIIDPVLKGQIAPECLKKFAEVAMSCLEDNGARRPSMNDVVWGLEFALQLQETAEKQEKFRGGEEDSTKGEVADEWDIESRSLFSSIGEHVLESKSVSTVTLTTSDEQSFITGSREVSGGVFSEIVNPQGR; translated from the coding sequence ATGGAAAACACTTGCAGCACTCTTCTCTATTCCAAAATCCGATCCACTCTTGCGCtacttttcttctccttcttcatcCACCTCCTTGTCTCCGCCGTGTCCGGTGACTCGCCGTTTGCATACAAACCGGTAGAGAACATAATTCTCGCTTGTGGCTCCTCTGACAACACTCACGTTTCGGAAGATGGCCGAAGCTTGGTCGGAGATGTCAACTCTCAGTACTTCTCGCTCCAGGCCCAAAACAGCTTGTCGAATGCCTCTCGCTCACCTCAACAACCCACAACAAGTTCAGAGAAATTCTATTTGAAAGCCCGATTCTCTTCTTCGCCGTTCACCTACATATTCAACATCACTCCCGGTCCAAAGTTCATCCGCTTGTATTTCTTTCCAACTACGTATCCGTACTTTGATGTCTCCAAAGCTTTCTTCTCTGTTCAAGCCAATTCTTTCACCCTCCTGAAAAACTTCAGTGCTTCACTGACAGCAGCTGCTGCTGATCCTGGCAGCCGAGAACTTGTTTGGAAAGAATACTGCGTTAACGTCGAAGAAGATGGGTTAAACATAACCTTCACCCCCAGTCCCGACTACAAACAAGCATATGCTTTTATCAACGGGATTGAGATAGTATCCATGCCCTCTAATCTTTATTACAGAGAGCCACAAGGGATAATAAACCGGCCATTCAAATTTCTTGGTCAGGTGAATCCGTTTAGTATTGATACCAGCTATGCCCTGGAGACCATATACAGAATAAACGTCGGGGGAAAACATATCTCGCCGGCAGAAGACACTGGCATGTATCGAAACTGGATTGAGGAGGGCGATCTCTACTTGACAGAAGCCAAGCCAGGGGTTAAACTAGTCAACAATACTATTAACATCAGGTTCGACGACCACGAGACACCTAATTACACTGCTCCAGTTACAGTCTATCAAACGGCCATGTCAATGGGGCAGGACAGGGATACTAACGAGAATTATAATCTTACTTGGGAATTTCCGGTTGATGCCgggtttaaatattttgttaggCTTCACTTTTGCGAGTTTCAGATAGAGATAACTGAGGTTTCTAGCAGAAGGTTTATGATTTACATAGCTAATCAAACTGCTGAGACTCAGATTGACATATTTGAATGGAGTGGAGGAAATGGAATTCCCCTATATACACAGTATGCTGTTTTGATGGCACACAGAGGAGATGAAAAGAAGCAGAACCTCTCTATCGCACTGCACCCAGCGCCCAGATGGAAGACCACTTACTCAGACGCCATCTTGAATGGCCTTGAAATCTTCAAAGTCGATATGAACAATCTCGCCGGACCTAATCCTGACTGGATCCCCCCAGCTTCGGTTCCGAAGACAAACCCGGAATCAgcaagaggaaaaaataaaactacaacGATAATAGCCGTCGTTGCCGGTGTGGCATCCGGCTTTGTTGTACTTTCCCTTTTACTTCTGTTAATATTCCGGCAATCAAGGCATGTAAAGGATTGGGCCTCCAGCACTGTCGGGACTTCGTTCTGGATCCCATTTTCTGTTTCAACGACCAAGTCCACAAAGTCCCGCGGCTTATCTCTACCGTCGGATCTTTGCACTCACTTTTCACTCGTTGAGATCAAAGCCGCCACTAACAACTTCGATGAGGCATTTATCATTGGCGTTGGAGGATTTGGTAACGTGTACAAGGGTTACATCAATGATGCATCCACTCCCGTTGCGATCAAACGGCTGACGCCAGGGTCACAACAGGGCGCCCTAGAATTCAACACAGAGATCGAATTACTCTCCCGGCTTCGCCACCTTCACTTGGTGTCTCTTATCGGCTACTGCAACGATCACGGTGAGATGATCCTCGTCTATGATTACATGTCTCGTGGGACCCTCCGTGATCATCTCTACAACACCGATAATCCTCCTCTTCCCTGGAAGCAGCGCCTCGAGATCTGTATCGGTGCGGCTCGTGGGCTTCATTATCTTCACACAGGCGCGAAGCACGTTATCATTCACCGTGATGTGAAGACGACAAATATCTTGTTGGGCGAGAAATGGGTGGCCAAGGTTTCTGATTTTGGTTTGTCAAGATTCGGACCAACGACCACGTCAAAAACACACGTCAGCACAGTGGTGAAGGGTAGTATCGGGTATTTAGATCCAGAGTATTACAGACTTCAGCATTTGACAGAGAAATCTGACGTGTACTCATTCGGGGTCGTTTTGTTCGAAGTACTGTGTGCCAGGGCGCCGATACTTCGAGCCGTGGAGAAGAACCAAGTGAGTTTAGCCGCTTGGGCGCGACAATGTTACCGCAGTGAGACGGTGTATGAGATTATCGACCCGGTTTTGAAGGGTCAGATTGCGCCGGAGTGCTTGAAGAAGTTCGCCGAGGTGGCGATGAGTTGCTTGGAGGATAATGGCGCAAGACGGCCTTCGATGAACGACGTGGTGTGGGGGCTCGAGTTTGCATTGCAATTACAGGAGACGGCAGAGAAGCAGGAGAAGTTCAGGGGTGGTGAAGAAGATAGCACAAAGGGCGAGGTTGCCGATGAATGGGATATTGAGAGCAGGAGTTTGTTCAGTAGCATTGGCGAACATGTGTTGGAATCGAAGAGCGTTAGTACGGTGACACTAACAACCAGTGATGAACAGAGCTTCATTACTGGTAGTAGAGAAGTTTCTGGAGGTGTCTTCTCTGAGATCGTGAACCCACAAGGAAGATGA